A section of the Oncorhynchus tshawytscha isolate Ot180627B linkage group LG09, Otsh_v2.0, whole genome shotgun sequence genome encodes:
- the LOC112257472 gene encoding protein strawberry notch homolog 1-like isoform X1, which produces MVEDFPRITVKMMDPGQDLLLAALSESGICPNDLFDFDPQDAAMPSPTQQSISISALGLDSGMEPTGVTAPPNPTGTIRHKPQPSTTTFVLNQLNQLPSLGTIVVTKPSTGGTARHTITVTKVVHTTPSALRGSTSTLTSSTALPSAVSTVVSSSLEQIQLKDLLRTGSLKGSTMKGSSLVELMRLKPPHDIAQPVATAIATGAKIILVSTKMMHKSAELNNGIKEVSGKDSARVWVNDDVKVRSFSPTLKLPGMEEEAEEEEDEELGHAETYAEYMPMKLRIGLRHPDPVVETSSLSSVNPPNVWYRMSIPEETIDRGWLSALQLEAITYAAQQHETFLPNGDRASYLIGDGAGVGKGRTIAGIIYENYLLGRKRSLWFSVSNDLKYDAERDLKDIGAKNIPVYSLNKFKYGKISSKHNGSVKKGVIFATYSSLIGESQSGGKYKTRFKQLLHWCGQVFDGVIVYDECHKAKNVCPIGSSKPTKTGLAVLELQNKLPKARVVYASATGASEPRNMAYMSRLGIWGEGTPFREFSNFIQAVERRGVGAMEIVAMDMKLRGMYIARQLSFTGVTFKIEQVPLTTHYIKMYNKSVHLWVAAREKFQAAANLMDAEQRMKKSMWGQFWSAHQRFFKYLCIASKVRRVVQLAREEVKNGKCVVIGLQSTGEARTLEALEEGGGELNDFVSTAKGVLQSLVEKHFPAPDREKLFSLLGIDLPAMKIPFPSEAAAEQKGKKRKGANIKKAEKRKRKSGGLSGNSSDDSKSEESHKDDAESDDSFKSVSSGEDDEDDFNPFKDDSSEDEEDDPWLSGKRKGVKKCKEKKKKKSIDPDSIHSALLASGLGSIRPAFTTPPVKTSSTPAIAKVEVDDSCMTSQDAVEDAQQMKRDLLDQLDKLAQDLPPNTLDELIDELGGPDNVAEMTGRKGRVVSNDDGSISYESRSELDVPVEILNLTEKQRFMDGEKNIAIISEAASSGISLQADRRVKNQRRRVHMTLELPWSADRAIQQFGRTHRSNQVTAPEYVFLISELAGEQRFASIVAKRLESLGALTHGDRRATETRDLSRFNFDNKYGRNALEIVMKSIVNLDFPLVNPPSNFEGDFYKEILHGLIGVGLIHVEDRSGILSLDKDYNNIGKFLNRILGMAVQEQNALFQYFSDTLAAVIQNAKKNGRYDMGILDLGSGDEKVKKMEAKKFLTPGYSTSGHVELYTVSVERGMSWEDATHAWAEQSGPDDGFYVQIRNNKKTAILVKEVNSKKRLFLVYRPNTGKQLKLEAYADIKKKCKKVLSDDAKQHWMDQYQSSAEICSHAYWRGNCKKVSVGLQCEVGLRCRTYYVLCGSVLSVWTKVEGVLASVSGTNIKMQIVRLRTEDGQRIVGLIIPINCVSPLTNILSSSDQSQQLAVQQQQKWQQLHPQSLSHMHNMGSPPSLT; this is translated from the exons ATGGTTGAGGATTTCCCGAGGATCACAGTAAAA ATGATGGATCCTGGACAGGATTTGCTCCTAGCAGCCCTGAGCGAGAGCGGCATCTGCCCTAACGACCTGTTTGACTTTGACCCTCAGGATGCTGCAATGCCCTCTCCCACCCAACAG TCCATCTCCATCAGTGCCCTGGGTCTTGACTCAGGGATGGAGCCAACGGGAGTCACAGCTCCACCCAATCCTACAGGCACAATCAGG CACAAACCTCAACCCTCAACCACCACATTTGTCTTAAATCAACTGAATCAGTTGCCATCGCTGGGAACAATCGTTGTGACTAAGCCCTCAACTGGAGGCACGGCCAGACATACCATCACAGTCACCAAGGTAGTCCATACCACCCCCTCAGCCCTGCGGGGGTCCACTTCCACACTCACCTCCTCCACGGCTCTCCCCTCCGCAGTCTCCACAGTGGTTTCTTCCAGTCTAGAGCAG ATCCAGCTGAAGGACCTGTTGAGGACAGGCAGTCTGAAGGGCAGCACCATGAAGGGTAGTAGTCTGGTGGAACTCATGAGGCTCAAGCCGCCTCACGACATCGCCCAGCCGGTCGCCACAGCAATAGCCACAGGCGCCA AGATAATACTGGTCTCGACAAAGATGATGCATAAATCAG CGGAACTGAACAACGGGATAAAAGAGGTGTCGGGTAAAGACTCCGCTCGGGTCTGGGTGAACGACGACGTGAAAGTGCGGAGCTTCTCACCTACACTA AAACTcccaggaatggaggaggaggctgaggaagaggaggatgaagagttGGGTCATGCTGAGACATACGCTGAGTACATGCCCATGAAAT TGCGGATCGGGCTGCGTCACCCAGACCCGGTTGTGGAGACAAGCTCCCTGTCCAGTGTGAATCCTCCCAACGTGTGGTACAGAATGTCCATACCGGAGGAGACCATCGACCGTGGCTGGCTGTCTGCTCTGCAGCTGGAGGCCATCACATACGCTGCCCAG CAACATGAAACATTCCTCCCTAACGGCGACCGAGCGTCCTATCTGATAGGAGACGGGGCCGGAGTGGGGAAGGGCCGGACCATCGCTGGGATAATCTACGAGAACTACCTCCTGGGCAGAAAGAGATCACTCTG GTTCAGTGTTTCTAATGACCTGAAGTATGATGCAGAGAGGGATCTGAAAGACATAGGAGCCAAGAACATTCCAGTCTATTCCCTCAACAAG TTTAAGTATGGTAAGATCTCGTCCAAACACAACGGCAGTGTGAAGAAGGGGGTGATCTTCGCTACGTACTCCTCTCTGATAGGAGAGAGCCAGTCTGGAGGGAAGTACAAGACCCGCTTCAAACAGCTGCTCCACTGGTGTGGACAGGTCTTCGACGGAGTC ATTGTGTATGACGAGTGTCACAAAGCAAAAAATGTCTGTCCCATCGGCTCGTCCAAACCCACCAAGACTGGACTGGCTGTCCTGGAGCTGCAAAACAAACTGCCCAAGGCGCGGGTGGTGTACGCTAGCGCCACTG GTGCGTCTGAGCCCCGTAACATGGCCTACATGAGCCGGCTGGGCATATGGGGGGAGGGGACCCCCTTCAGAGAGTTTAGCAACTTCATTCAGGCTGTGGAGCGCCG AGGTGTGGGTGCTATGGAGATAGTTGCCATGGATATGAAGCTGAGGGGGATGTACATCGCCAGGCAGCTGAGCTTCACGGGTGTCACGTTCAAGATTGAGCAGGTTCCTTTGACAACCCACTACATCAAGATGTACAACAAGTCTGTACACCTG TGGGTGGCTGCGCGGGAGAAGTTCCAGGCGGCTGCTAACCTGATGGATGCAGAGCAGCGGATGAAGAAGTCCATGTGGGGTCAGTTCTGGTCGGCCCACCAGAGGTTCTTCAAGTACCTCTGCATTGCGTCCAAGGTCCGCAGAGTGGTGCAGCTCGCCAGGGAGGAGGTCAAAAACGGAAAG TGTGTTGTGATTGGTCTCCAGTCGACAGGAGAGGCCAGAACACTGGAGGCcctggaggaaggaggaggagagctcAACGACTTTGTCTCCACCGCCAA AGGTGTGCTCCAGTCCCTGGTAGAGAAGCACTTCCCAGCTCCAGACAGAGAAAAGCTGTTCAGCCTGCTGGGCATTGACCTGCCGGCCATGAAGATCCCCTTCCCCAGCGAGGCTGCAGCAGAGCAGAAGGGAAAGAAGAGGAAAG gTGCCAACATAAAGAaggcagagaagaggaagagaaaatcAGGTGGTCTGTCGGGGAACAGCTCTGATGACAGCAAATCAGAAGAGTCTCATAAGGACGATGCGGAGAGTGACGACAGCTTCAAGTCGGTCAGCTCGGGAGAAGATGACGAAGACGACTTCAATCCCTTCAAGGATGATTCCAgcgaggatgaggaggatg ACCCCTGGCTGTCTGGAAAGAGGAAAGGGGTGAAGAAAtgcaaggagaagaagaagaagaagagcattgACCCAGACTCTATCCACAGTGCCTTGTTAGCTTCTGGTCTGGGCTCCATCAGGCCTGCTTTCACCACCCCCCCAGTCAAGACCTCCAGCACACCTGCCATAG ccaAGGTAGAGGTAGATGACAGCTGTATGACCAGTCAGGATGCTGTGGAAGATGCTCAGCAGATGAAGAGAGATCTGTTGGACCAGCTAGATAAGCTGGCTCAGGATCTACCTCCCAACACTCTGGATGAACTCATAGATGAGCTGGGAGGACCTGACAACGTGGCTGAG ATGACTGGGCGTAAAGGCCGGGTGGTCAGTAACGACGATGGCAGCATCTCCTACGAGTCTCGGTCTGAGCTGGATGTTCCTGTGGAAATCCTCAAcctcacagagaaacagaggttcATGGACGGAGAGAAG aACATAGCCATCATCTCGGAAGCAGCCAGCTCGGGCATCTCCCTGCAGGCTGACCGGCGAGTAAAGAACCAGAGGAGGAGGGTCCACATGACCCTGGAGCTGCCCTGGAGTGCAGACAGAGCCATACAGCAGTTTG ggaggacCCATAGGTCTAACCAGGTGACTGCTCCTGAGTATGTGTTCCTCATCTCTGAGCTGGCTGGGGAACAGAGGTTTGCCTCCATTGTGGCCAAGAGACTGGAGAGCCTG GGTGCCCTCACCCATGGAGACAGAAGAGCAACAGAGACGAGAGATCTCAGCAGGTTCAACTTCGACAACAAA TATGGCAGAAATGCTCTGGAGATTGTGATGAAATCCATCGTTAACCTGGACTTTCCGTTAGTGAATCCTCCATCGAACTTCGAAGGGGATTTCTACAAAG AGATCCTTCATGGGTTGATCGGAGTGGGTCTGATCCATGTGGAGGACAGATCAGGGATCCTGTCTCTGGACAAAG ACTACAACAACATAGGGAAGTTCCTGAACCGTATCCTGGGGATGGCGGTGCAGGAGCAGAACGCTCTGTTCCAGTACTTTTCTGACACGCTGGCAGCCGTCATACAGAATGCCAAGAAGAATGGACGCTACGACATGGGCATTCTGG aCCTAGGTTCTGGGGATGAGAAGGTGAAGAAGATGGAAGCCAAAAAGTTCCTGACTCCAGGCTACTCCACCTCCGGACATGTGGAGCTCTACACG gtgagTGTGGAGAGAGGCATGTCCTGGGAGGATGCTACCCATGCCTGGGCTGAGCAGAGTGGACCCGATGATGGCTTCTATGTACAG ATAAGGAACAACAAGAAGACTGCTATCTTGGTGAAGGAGGTGAACAGTAAGAAGAGGCTGTTCCTGGTCTACAGACCCAACACAGGCAAACAGCTGAAACTGGAGGCCTACGCTGACATCAAGAAGAAGTGTAAAAAGGTGCTGTCAGATGATGCCAAGCAGCACTGGATGGACCAGTACCAGTCTTCAGCTGAGATCTGCTCTCATGCTTACTG gcGTGGTAACTGTAAGAAGGTGTCGGTGGGTCTGCAGTGTGAGGTGGGTCTGCGCTGCAGGACGTACTATGTGCTGTGTGGATCTGTGCTCAGTGTGTGGACCAAGGTGGAGGGAGTCCTGGCCTCCGTCAGCGGAACCAACATCAAGATGCAGATCGTCCGTCTCAGGACGGAGGACGGGCAGAGGATTGTGG GCCTGATCATTCCAATTAACTGCGTCTCTCCTCTGACCAACATCCTGTCGTCGTCTGACCAGTCTCAGCAACTGGCCGTTCAGCAGCAACAGAAGTGGCAGCAGCTGCACCCTCAGAGCCTCAGCCACATGCATAACATGGGTTCACCACCCAGTCTGACCTGA